Proteins encoded together in one Panthera uncia isolate 11264 chromosome A2, Puncia_PCG_1.0, whole genome shotgun sequence window:
- the YKT6 gene encoding synaptobrevin homolog YKT6: MKLYSLSVLYKGEPKAVLLKAAYDVSSFSFFQRSSVQEFMTFTSQLIVERSAKGSRASVKEQEYLCHVYVRNDSLAGVVIADSEYPSRVAFTLLEKVLDEFSKQVDRIEWPVGSPATIHYTALDGHLSRYQNPREADPMSKVQAELDETKIILHNTMESLLERGEKLDDLVSKSEVLGTQSKAFYKTARKQNSCCAVM, from the exons ATGAAGCTGTACAGCCTCAGCGTCCTGTACAAAGGCGAGCCCAAGGCGGTGCTGCTCAAAGCCGCGTACGACGTGTCCTCCTTCAGCTTCTTCCAGAGGTCCAG TGTTCAGGAGTTCATGACCTTCACGAGTCAGCTGATCGTGGAGCGCTCGGCCAAGGGCAGCAGAGCTTCAGTCAAAGAACAAG AATATCTGTGCCACGTCTACGTGCGAAACGACAGCCTTGCAGGGGTGGTCATTGCTGACAGTGAATATCCGTCCCGGGTGGCCTTTACCTTGCTGGAGAAG GTACTAGACGAATTCTCCAAGCAGGTGGACAGGATAGAGTGGCCAGTCGGATCCCCTGCTACAATTCACTACACGGCCCTAGATGGCCACCTCAGTCGATACCAG AACCCCCGAGAAGCTGACCCCATGAGTAAGGTGCAGGCTGAGCTGGATGAGACCAAAATCATTCTG CACAACACCATGGAGTCTCTGCTGGAGCGGGGGGAGAAACTAGATGACCTGGTGTCCAAGTCTgaagtgctggggacacagtctAAAGCCTTCTATAAAACG GCCCGGAAGCAGAACTCATGCTGTGCAGTAATGTGA